A DNA window from Megalobrama amblycephala isolate DHTTF-2021 linkage group LG11, ASM1881202v1, whole genome shotgun sequence contains the following coding sequences:
- the si:ch211-22i13.2 gene encoding pinin, whose amino-acid sequence MSAKVDSMERSESSTKNRRRSHSSGRENRKRARSRSRSSSSSSSSSSSSSSSSSSSSSRSSSSSSSSHSNSSSSNSDSCKKQRKSSKKRKERHGKKKGKKEKIHKRKKEKGHKGQDDSSGPVQISKYLKEKKKSGKYSMISGKKIKMKVKKSKKDKQRDKNRAELLEFLNSTF is encoded by the exons ATG TCTGCCAAAGTGGACAGCATGGAGAGAAGTGAGTCAAGTACAAAAAACAGAAGGAGGTCTCACAGCAGTG GAAGAGAGAACCGGAAGCGGGCAAGGAGCCGAAGCAGATCATCCTCATCATCTTCCAGTTCTTCATCTTCCTCCTCgtcctcatcatcatcctctTCTTCACGGTCTTCATCCAGCAGTTCATCATCACATAGTAACTCCAGCTCCAGTAACTCAG ATTCTTGCAAAAAGCAAAGAAAATCTTCAAAGAAAAGGAAAGAGAGACATGGCAAAAAG aaaggaaaaaaagagaagataCACAAGCGAAAGAAGGAAAAGGGACACAAAGGGCAGGACGACAGCTCTGGACCTGTTCAAATTTCAaag TATCTTAAGGAAAAGAAGAAAAGTGGCAAGTACAGTATGATATCAGGgaaaaagattaaaatgaaagtgaaaaaatCAAAGAAGGACAAGCAG AGGGACAAAAACAGAGCTGAACTGCTGGAGTTCTTAAACTCCACCTTCTGA